TGATATCAGTATgtgattatagtagtattgcgccggatggGAGCTTggcgacgacttaagtttagataaaatgtaggaaaaaaaggcgcgagcgactgtcgacagtctagtctACATGTCACAGACCTTAAGCTATAATGAATCCTAcatcaggtaggatttttagtgctgtgtagatggggctagtgtTAGCTAATTGCGTGGTGTGATGTCATACCTTATAGACTTGGGCTGGTCTGTGAATTATATGGTAAGTATCGAGAACTCACTAGTCGGTGAGACTTtgagtcaaaggtcaaaggttatatgTAAGTTACTGACAGGGCTTGAATTTAACTTCTACACTTGGTAGTTGGATTTatccaagtgaactgtttcagctacaattttctattgcTCTCCATTGGTCTAAACaacagactaccaccttataCTTTTAGTAGTCGCAATAATGTTGGTTCTTATATTCCCATCCAGTCTgggtgctcaaagcactttacaattatacccctggctcggatctatagcggcacaatggccctttatacttcctcaactccctggggagcatacaatccattgcagcctttataagcgcatacaattaaagcattcacattgcaacctctatcctaccaggtccctaattatacagctgggttgactaaggcacagtcatggttcaaatcttgcccaaggactttaccCACTCAGAAAGAAATGGCAttgatggggctcgaacctgcaacttgcagattccaagctggccactctaaccattcgcccatcatgactccacaatgtTTAGTTGTccatgtgccctggactactgctaatttcgagccctggtGTAGAGAACTCACTAGTCAGTGAGACTTTGAGTctgtaaggtcaaaggttatataTAACAACTCTTACCAATATCAAGATCACTGTCAGTGTTGACATTCAATTCAACAATATATTGGTCATCAACCACCGATGTGAGGCAATCTTGTATCGACAGCAGTAGGAGACTTCTCCTATTTATTTTTCCTGTGTCTGGCAAGCGTCGTCTAACTTGCAAAACTTTTGACACTGCATCCAGCTCAAGTTTTCCCTTTGTTACCTCATCGCATTCTATATGCACAGCCGTGTGAATGTTCCTTAGTATTTCTCTCCTCCTTTCAATTTCTCTATCATCTGAAAGagaaaacaaccaaaaaaaTTGTGACAAGTCTTTACATTAAGCTAATAGCATCCCCTGGTATTGATCTATTAAAATAACATCTATTGTCCAGAAAACACAGCAAACATGAGTACAATTATCCCTGAGTACCCAAAACTGGAACTCACGTGGCATAAGGTtctgtaattattacatatgtttatctgaaatgacaaattcccataaaaaatcatgaaaatcatACAGTGCGATCACGTGATATTATCAGTAGCGGATGactgcatcctcatttgcatatcatttgcatgcaggtatgcaataatttttcaggtattgcactgcaatgaAAGTACCACTAGTAGGCACACACACCAGTGCTAGTAATCAccggtacatatgtaataatactttgtatttctaaaaaaaaattccatcgACCACTAACAAATAACAGTCACTGTTCCATCTTTCCTACAGAAAGCTGAAAGGGAACCATTCagtttgttattttctttacacTCACCTACTTCTCGCCGTACAAATTCTTCACATTTTTTACTGAAGACAAACTGTAAGAGTTTCACTGGAAAGCTTCCCATGAGGGTGGCATAATACACAACATCTAGAACATATCCCCATCGTTTAGGACTAGATGCAGTTGACAACAGCTCCAAAGTTCTCTCCTCTATACTCTCAAGAAAATACCTCTCGGGAAAAGGATGGACATTCATAGTTGCATATGGAGCTAGTAATCGTGCGCATACCGCGAGTTGGTTGACATGGTCTCTATATAAGTCAGGCTCCTTTAGACATTTCATCGTGAAACGGTTTGCGGCTTTCTCAAGGAAAGGTTTGTCCAAGAACTTCAATGACGAGAATAGATTTAAAGCAGAAGGGAGGACAGTGTACAACCATGGATCATGGTGGAGATTATCAGCTATCAGTTCGACACTATGGTCCAATAATTTTGCATTATAATAATCCAACTTTTCACATGCTATAAGTATATCCCTAAGCAtaacaaattcaattttttcaTGCTTCACAAGATGGTGACTTGCAATATCTAGCACTGCATCTGACTTGTGTCCAATTTTcgcaaaactggtgaaaacataCTGAAGTCTCTTGACCTCTACATGTTTTTGTACGTGCAAAGTAGCTGCGATCCTATGTTCAAatctttctttcatttcttcTGGCTGTAACCTGAATGTTGATATAATTAGAGATGCTAGCAAACTTGGTGACACAGTTTCGTCTATGACGTTAATACTCAATAAAGCTATTGCCTGTAGCATTGCAGTCACCTGCTGGTTTTTTGGTAGATGATCCAGCGCTCTACacaacactgcaagttcataCGCTCCCATGTAGTTCATACGATTCTCAGCTTGTCGTAGAAAAGTTTGCATAATGGCGGAATTTAGGTGTACACCACTTTTTGAAAGATTGAGGAGACTCACAGCTAGCTGCCTATCATCCATAAATTGAGCTTTTCGAATAGCGATATCAAAAAGTGGTGTTGTATCAAGTTCTGCAAGCTCACTCTGATCAGATTCTGTATTGGAAAGTTGTCTGTATAACTGAATGACATCTTTCACTTTATGTTCATCAAATGTATTGCCATGAACTTTGACAAGCTTCAATAAATCCTGCAATGTCAAGTCTTTCTCTTCAGTAGGGATTACTTTAGTCATCTCTCTGTCCTGTGTCTGTAATGTATTTGCAATGTTTTCTTCATGTCCTGCACCAGTACTGAAAAGGCATCCTACCATTTGgaaccttgacctttgacatcttGAACTATGACCTTCAGATACTCTGATGAAGGATGACGAGGATGTAGTTCTTGATTTATgtaaaaattgtgttttgataGATTCATGTTGATAACATGTCAGTTGTTGAAGTCTTCTGACTGTCTGTCTCACGATATTTGAAGCCATTCTATCAACAGTGGTTACAGAAATGTGGAAAAACATAAAAACCTGTGACAAAAGAGAAAATCATTCACTGTTTAGAGACTAagcaatatatatttcaaggGTTCACTTGGTAAAAGATTCTACAATAGAACCATTCATGTTCATAAACTAACAGTAAAATTGTCACTGGTGCCAGTGTGCATGGTGGTGGTGCAGTAATTCTAATAAATGTATGGTCAATTATGCAATGAATATACCCATACCAAAATATGcatatgtactgtacattactacacacacaaagacacacacacatgcgtgcACATGAAGtgtcacacatacataaaaatacatacatacatacatacatacatacatacatacatacatacatacatacatacatacatacatacatataaaagtCTACTAACAATTAGTACTTTTAGttacattgtaattaaaatataGTTGAGatatcaatatcattattagctgcaataattgtagcgtcttgttgcggttttgtgggttttttcgtctgttttggtgactttttaagttttggtgTTTAACCCGCACGGTTAggtgctacaattattgcagctatatcATTATCAGCAATTCATAATCGTAACTATCACTCAAGATCACTAACATAAACCGAAATTACATAACTCCACGTTCCTTCTATGAGAACTTAGTATTAGAGATACAACTTTTGAACTTACGAGCCGGGCTTACAAGTCCCGTGTCCCCAAGTCAAAACTTATAACACGTTTTATCAATCATGCATAAATCGAAtgataagaaaaaaataatgaacttCATTCTTAAATATTACGTTGAAGTTTCATTTCAGTTAATTTTGTAGCCGGCTAAACGTCTGTTTCACCGTGGTCAAATTCCCCTGTTTAGAGTTATGGGAAACTGACATGGCCAAACTTCGTGATACTTGCCTGTCGAAGAGATGCTGCGTCTGTCTGGGCAGCAGCATGCTAGCTGTAGAAATGCTGGCCGCCAGCTGACACTCAACTTCGCAGTCATACCCTTTTACGGCgactatattttttttgttcattcatGGTAATGCCAACTATAAAATAACCAAAAGCTAGATTTATGCAATcaagttttattattttatgaagGATGTGCACATACTGTATTACATTAGatgttttttaaaactaaattatgaaaattgtgtTTTACGACATATTAGCCTCttaccaaacaaaatatatatcgCGGAAATAAGTGTTGCACTAAACATGGTTTTAGACgtaaattatgttattttctcAACGTATAGAAATTTTAATATTCTATTTATTTGAATGTacgaataaatgaataatacaatgttataGATAAAAATTTGGTGTTGAGAAACCCATAATTGATTTTATCTGTGGACGAGCCTATGTCTACGGCTCCTTCCGATTTGAGCCTCATTCGTCGTCACCGAGGTCTTCGTTTTCAGTTGAACCGAAGCTACTCAACGAGACTACGATAGTCAACAATTCTCCAACAGTTCTCAATTCAGATACGTAGAACACGtctaaatataacaatatgCCACCAAAGCAGCGCAAGATCGCCCTTATGGGCTTCAGATCCGTCGGTAAGTTTGTGATAATTATCTTTTCAAGATCGGTTGACACTTCCCCAGGATTGCAGTGCAGTGAGGACTGAGATGATGTCTCGAGTTTGTTGTTGTACTCTTTTTGCGTTGGCGTATTTCGATTATGCTGGTAAAGCTTGTGTGTGTTGCTGTAAAATTCACCACCTCGCCGTCCTTCTCAAACCAAAAGAACCATCCCTAATCTGTCGTAGTCGTCGCCTGAAGGTCTTATTTCCACCATTGtaagaaatgaatgaaatatgcGTCTTTTGTATCATAACATTCTCCTCTCCGTCCTGGGGGTTTCCTTCGCTGACGACACGTTTATTCCTCGAATGTTTTTTTTATCGCCCCCACTGTTGATTTTTGCCAATGTAggatatattttcaaatataagcACCAGCGATAGACCCTTCTTCTTTTTTcgatatttgaatgttttttttaaattttgaaacgTAAAGGACGCAGTTCAAACCCGGTGACGTCATTCAAATGAATCTGCTAAGCAGATGTAAACAGAGTGTCATGTCGCAGTCTTGAGTgaactgaaagaaaataaatgcaTAATGGACTCATGACACCAAATTTATACAGCTCATACATAATAAAAAGCCACCATTTTGACTCAAAATGGTTGAATTTATTATGTGGACAGTGTACATGAGTTGTATTCAAATACTGAAATAGAAAATGTGGAAGGGGAGGGCCGGAGTTCAGAAAATTccacagaaagaaaaaaattttCTCGAAATTTGActccattttattttgatgtttttttgaCTAGAAAGtatatatttgtagttaaaGCCACATCAATTTTgtatggatatacatgtatgtagtgtttGCAGTAGGCTAGAGTCATGGGGATTTTGACTAGCATTTGGGGGAGACAGTCAAAACCCCAACATGACTATCATGTGGGGAGATGATAGTTAAGATCCCCACATGACTATCATGTGGGGGAGATGATAGTcaaaatccccacatgactATCATGTGGGGAGACGATAGCAATCAATCAGCAAATCACCACATGATTATATAAATCGGCCTACACTCACTCATAGTCATTAAAGAATCCACCTGTGAAAGTGATTCCATATTCACACTGATTTATTTTGGTGCCAAAATGGTTCCAGCTAAGTATGCTACAATAAATTTAGAgccaaaatacatacattcactgTATGATCATGATAAGACCACAATGCAGTTTTGCACTAAAGTTACTGAGAATTGTGTCAATAAAAACAATACACAAATTTCAATCATTGTACATAAATTTAATGACAACCACACGTTAAGAAaccatattttgttttatgttacATGCATTATTCAAATTCAGACTCAATTGTTATGGTGATTGAAACAATGGAGTCATGTTACAAACATATCTGAGATTTTTGctgaaaataacactgacatcACATATTGCCTATTTCCCCTAATAAAAAATGTCGCTCATAAAACACTTATAGtacatcaagtacatgtacaagggggaacacatacatgtatggtttcttTACAAATTAGAACTATGAAAAGTTAgtgatttcatattttgttctgTTATTGGCATTATTATTAATTTCTGGGAGAAGAGTGTCATGTTTGAAATCAGGAACCTGACTCATCAAATGTACTGGataatatatgaataaacaGAAATGCATTGAAACTACATTGTGTAATTATCCTCAGCTGTCAAAAAAACAATTACAGTGAAACTCTCTAGTATGGTCCCATGCTATGTCAGTCTGTTTGCAGACATTAAGTTGATACTCAGTGTTGACACTGTTCCTTCTACACCATGCAAAGGAAAAGGAGGAGGCAAAGGGACATTTTCAGAGTCCTgacttacaaaatgtactacatctgcaagcaggactaggtcCCATGATAAATAGAGTGTTCATATTCGACCTTTATGTCGTCAAACTGATAACAGCcttactttcaatttttcattacaGGAAAGTCATCTCTTACTATTCAGTTTGTGGAAGGCCAGTTTGTAGATGCATATGACCCCACCATTGAAAACAGTAAGTATTGAATTTTAGGGCTAAAATAGcttttcatttgatttattttttgaatgaccATGAGCATTATGGAAAGTAAATAAAGTTAGAAACTTTACACCTCGTAAACAATTTCCTCAGCATTGTTTGGGCAAGGGCTCAAGAGGTATGAGGCTCCTAAACTTAATGTACTTCTCACAGTGCCTCACCCCAGTGTACAGCAGGCCTCTTGATTTTATGGTTTGCTACAGTCCTTAGGAAGTGTAAATCATGATTCGGAAAAATGGTGGAAATTTTAATAAAGAGATTATGAAAGCTGTGAAATTCTTATACTTTTAATTGTTTGTCCAAACAATGCTAAATCAATTGTTTCAAGAGGTGTGAAGCTCCAAACTTTGTTTACTTCCCATAATGTCTTGCCTCAGTATTGAGCAGGTCTCTCCTGAGCCAGATTTGCCAATTCTCTTATGTCTTAGTTTTTAGAGAGGGTGCATAATGTAGGATTGGAAGTAATGACTTTTCTGTGTTTGCAAACCATAAGAAATGCCGCTAAGATCACAATCAGTCTGgctttgttcccctttaaagcTACACTACTGTAACTGgagcattattttttttgatgGACAATCAACAATATCTGCTCTGAAAATGGTTAAAATACCAGTAATTAGACACTGTAGATGATGATTGTATGTCAGTTCTATCCttaagtagtacagtaacaggctGAAATTGTGATCACGTTGGGGGCACTgcttttagggtgtggacccaaaaatttaagttgttttgatatattataGCATATCATGTATAGctcctgaaatatgtttacccatagatgatgattcaatactgttcagggtgtatgatattatgaataaatcattatgtttaacaaaacagttttaaaaatcaTTCCAGTTTCAGCTTGAATATGCGGCTTAAAATAAATGTCAGTTGACAACTTCTGAATTGTCCCTGTAAAGTGTATAATGGATATCAAAGTGTCAGTTAACCATTGAAGGGAAGTTTATCTTTGACATTGTTGGACTTCCCTCTTTAGCTTTGTTATGTATGATAAagtgtagtacatgtagtactttgTTACTGACAGGTAATTAACGGTTGCTATGCAGTCATTGTTATTGTTCTCAGGTCAAACTGTGATGTCAATACAAGTTATAAATACTTGTAACAATACAAGTTTAACAATGTATTTTAAGGACACTATATTTCAATGAACAAGATTGATGTCCTTATAAACACAGAACtgtcctatataaagaggattattgCTAATCTATTAGTATGCAAAtgtgggaaattcaaactgctgtacagagcactagcttctgcatcttgttttcagcattttttgtGTActtcgagaaacacacaggtcatgaatCATGTACGCATTGTTTGTGattgtcgtaggatggtaacttgatacattaagtagttaaaaatcaatcaGTTTTGCATCATAGAATGTataaacctttcaaaatgagacaaattctcctgcaaacagctgtttagattgacatttgcatgtgaacaacccagatagggaatgtttatattttggtgattacttgccagtgagtcaccgcaagttctccacctccaaaacatacagtcagtcatatgcaaaataaataGGCAGCCTGGCACCAGACAGTTATGCCTTTAACAAATGATTAGAATTAATGAAATACTTGTGTCTTGAAGTTTGTTCTTTTCTTCAAGAAGAAAACAAGGCAGCACAAAATTAGTAGGTAAATATAACCAGTATAGAGGGTGTTATATAAATGCTATAGTGCCATGTGCTCAGAGTGGCTACAGTGGATTGTGTGCTTCCCAAGGAGTGGAAGTATAGGGTAATAAtggtaaagcgctttgagcacagtatggaaaagtgctatataaaaacgggctatatttgttatttttcttaAGCTAGCTAATACCGTACAGTGTCTCTTTTTATGTATACCTGGTTTTCAAAATGGATTATATGGAACTACAAACTCTGTGGACTTCATTCATTTAAATTGTCAATACCACAAGTAGATGTAATACATGTCAACTTATCGTTGTATCTACAAAATTATCTTTCATGGTATGTCAGAGATTGTATAATCTTTTATGATCACAGAATCACAATATGCAAAGTTGTAGAAAATTGTAGTAGTAATTTTAGCAAATTGTAGTAGATTGCAATTAATATAATCAATACAGTCATTTGTTAAAATGTGCATGTTTCATATGTTGAAAACATAGGACGTTAGGAATTGGATTCCGTATTGAAAATTTGTTGTGTTTTAATTAAgaggcgagatcaatagttcaatataggataaaaaaaactaaattctttttattttatttatttatttatttatttatttatttatttttttttttgggggggggggggtgtttcaAGCCATTTTaattctcatcctacaaaatcgattgtACTTTTTATGGATGTTTTTaccccaaaatacaaatatttctttacagctgtaaaaaatgtcaaattgagaaatagaagaTGTTTTGctattatatattaaatgtgtggcactaaaataaagtaaagttgtcaacaaaagaactgttctttactcactacatactggctttatattcatagcacaacatacatttgtactaccatattatgatttgaaattgattttcaattttggtcaatttagtAAGAAGGGGGAGGGGAatgtctgaggcctaagtataagaCTTTTGTTTGacctattgatctcgcccctaagtGGAGAATTctttatgatattttgaaacTGTTAGAACAAAACAATTTCCTGtattcacaaataaaaaaaatttttttttcatagttGAAGTTCAAGATATGGAATAGAGCATTAGAATAACATTACTAATACTAAAAATAAAGTAACTTGGATTTGGGAtcttgaaatattcaaaattattctAAAAATTGAATTTCATTGATTTAGAAAGGACGTACCTTCTGATAGAAATTTTTACCTTGTCTTATGCTTAATTTTAACttgcccagagacttgtcttgatgttactatctcaagaagctctcaacttcttgagatacatgtaataacaccaagacaagtgtCTGTGCAAAGTTTTTACCATTTCAGAAAATACACTCCATGTCTGATTCTCATTTATAATAACTCACCTGGccaataaaatgtttaaaaattgcatttttttattttccttccATAGGTATTATATTAATATAGTCCACAATCTTGGAATGAATATTCCAgctagattttgataattatcatACAATTTAGTTTACATACACCATTGACAAATACTcattaattagcataaattaatACCATTTGTCCTCAGATTATGTACTAACTGAAATTGAAGGAAAGAATTTTACAGTCACATACCGCTCAATATTAACCCTGTAGTGCAGGCACATAGACTAAcacagtacactgtacatatatctTGACTATCAAACATGGAACCAACAGAAAATTGAAACTGAAACAGTTCATTTGGATAAATCATTATCAGAGGACAAGAATAGAAGCTCACCTTGAGCCCTGGTAAGATATGTTTTGACTTACTGATTTTGTCGCTGTCATTGTTTTTCACAGCATTCACAAAAACCTTCAAGATTCGAGGCCAGGAATTTCAACTTCAACTAGTAGATACAGCTGGTCAAGATGAGTACTCAATATTTCCACAATCATACACAGTTGATATTCATGGCTATGTTCTAGTTTACTCTGTCACCTCAGAAAAAAGGTAAACAACTTTTATAATTTCTGTAGATGTGTCAGTTCACATCACCTGGGAATACCTACCAGTATTTGCATAATGTGATATGTATTTCTGctcctagactgtaagatgcaATACATCTTATTACCCCATACAAAagccaagatattgtctttgaatggaaaatatggcttatataccctggtcgttctatgcCATGACAACCAGTGTTCACTGGTTCTGTAGTGcttaaaatatgagtcaaaatgttctaaattgtcattatttttccaGATTTTGCATGAATTATGCTTATTCTttccagagagggcgctgttccacaaaatattaagggcgaGCAGGCAAAAAtacaagtattttttattttgatgtcggagctgaaaattttggtcggtcgggtaaagagaaacagaaaaaaaaatgggggTCACCCTTACAAGGGAGTCAGTGCAGGGTTTTACAAGGTGTGCCCAATAGACCTTGTATTATAGTACACAGACCAACATTTTTTACAGGTGATAGGTTTATTGTTGACTGTAAAATATATGTTGTGCCATAACATCAGCTAGCAGACACAAGTGAGCTTTCATGAGGTATTCTTTAAATGCTGACTTTGTGACGTtaattttgtacaatgtaggtacCAATATATCTGAAAACACCAGAGCAGCCGTTTTTCAGGCCTTTGTTTGCAAATTTAACAACACTATCACTCTGCAACATATTTAAAACTAAATCTATGTCAGCACAATCTGTTGACTCggatttttttctaaatatgtttcaatgtttgttttgtatttgtattttgtatacaCAGATGTTAGTCATAAACTACATGTAGGCCTCAGTTACATTTTTTACTTACAGACTGCCACTGTAAAGgaacaatatttttatgaaaagaaATACATGAATTTTTTAGCCTATAATTTTTGGCTCTCACTTTTCACGTACAgtgcctggcattttgctagcAGCCGTTTATTTGAAACCTAAGAAATGGGTTACGATTTCTCACAGCAACTTTCAGCCCTGTGAATAtgataattacattgtatgtttacatcatatagcTCAACCCTCCTCTAACTTGGTTCTACCCATGTGGCGACACTATCATCTCATACTGTGAGCAAAATGTAAGACCCTTTAAGAACTTGCACCCGATTTCTGGTCAAACATTCATTAACATAAATGGCCACTAGCAAAATACCAGGCATGGTAAAGAAGAGGCGAGAGCCAACAATCAccacatgactggattctatGCTAATGAATTTTGTCAACTGTGCCATCTGACTTTGATGTCTTTTTGTAATGAAATAAGTTGGACCACTCTAAACTTTTACAGTGCTGTTTTTTTCTGATTGTGTCTTTTAATCCAAATTCTCCATGAATTTCTGCCATCAACAATTCTTCTAAACTAGCATTTATCGGAATTTCAGGTTTTGctcattttcaaatcatatgATAATCACTATCACTGCTTCttcttttatttcagttttgaagtTATTAAAGTTATTCATGAAAAATTACTAGATATGATAGGAAAAGTACAGTAAGTATGACACATTGGTTTTGCTATAAAATTTCATTACCTGACCATTGATTGAATTATGacattttgtttataatttgGTTTGGACAAGAATTGACATGTATAGCgaaatatttgtaatgtttaAAGTGGCCGTAAGGATGAGGATTGGGATATTTAttatggatttttaatttataaaacaattttatcattgcttttacttgaaaaatcaatgtgaaacaacatagaccaagtccttgtttgtaactcaatacattttaaaaaagttaaaaatgtGTAACACGTTTTGTTATtgaacgtacaataacaaaagttttacacatttcttaatctgcaatgtattgagttacaaacacggatttGTTCTACGTTGTTAAACCACGATATTTCaggtaggaagtcatgataaaatgtttcataattTAAATATCCAATCGTCATCTGTATGGCCACTGTAAGAGGTATAATAATGCACTACGacaattttgtattattttatttttgctatgGTGATGGTACGCTTGGATTAAACAGAA
This window of the Glandiceps talaboti chromosome 16, keGlaTala1.1, whole genome shotgun sequence genome carries:
- the LOC144447264 gene encoding GTP-binding protein Rheb-like, with amino-acid sequence MPPKQRKIALMGFRSVGKSSLTIQFVEGQFVDAYDPTIENTFTKTFKIRGQEFQLQLVDTAGQDEYSIFPQSYTVDIHGYVLVYSVTSEKSFEVIKVIHEKLLDMIGKVQVPIVLVGNKTDLHMERVISPEIGKNLADSWKAGFVESSAKENESVVDVFRSILIEIEKQDGNPEQAKSDCTIL
- the LOC144447526 gene encoding FAST kinase domain-containing protein 2, mitochondrial-like — protein: MFFHISVTTVDRMASNIVRQTVRRLQQLTCYQHESIKTQFLHKSRTTSSSSFIRVSEGHSSRCQRSRFQMVGCLFSTGAGHEENIANTLQTQDREMTKVIPTEEKDLTLQDLLKLVKVHGNTFDEHKVKDVIQLYRQLSNTESDQSELAELDTTPLFDIAIRKAQFMDDRQLAVSLLNLSKSGVHLNSAIMQTFLRQAENRMNYMGAYELAVLCRALDHLPKNQQVTAMLQAIALLSINVIDETVSPSLLASLIISTFRLQPEEMKERFEHRIAATLHVQKHVEVKRLQYVFTSFAKIGHKSDAVLDIASHHLVKHEKIEFVMLRDILIACEKLDYYNAKLLDHSVELIADNLHHDPWLYTVLPSALNLFSSLKFLDKPFLEKAANRFTMKCLKEPDLYRDHVNQLAVCARLLAPYATMNVHPFPERYFLESIEERTLELLSTASSPKRWGYVLDVVYYATLMGSFPVKLLQFVFSKKCEEFVRREVDDREIERRREILRNIHTAVHIECDEVTKGKLELDAVSKVLQVRRRLPDTGKINRRSLLLLSIQDCLTSVVDDQYIVELNVNTDSDLDIDCRVMKTQQTVPGSDEFVNRWAILLAPDSFYAINTLEDTDSMWLLGHHVAKERQLKKLGYDVIWIPVREWANLHTKNQKVEYLKSKFDRKT